A part of Streptomyces sp. DSM 40750 genomic DNA contains:
- a CDS encoding LmeA family phospholipid-binding protein has protein sequence MRALRILVIVAVILGGLFVVADRVAVGFAEDEAAEQLKTSEGLATTPEVSIKGFPFLTQVASGELDDVEIGIENFEASTGNADESIRIADLRANMRGVAFSSDYSSATAASATGTATIAYDELLKAAKSEPTDAGLGFTARVVGLSDGGKGKIKVEVEIDPPALAPQTVSVLSTVSVKGDTVEVNADSLPTVGGLDLAENAVRSITDFQQAIDGLPGGIKLDKVEAAPDGVDITVKGSNVKLAG, from the coding sequence ATGCGCGCACTGCGAATACTTGTCATCGTCGCCGTGATCCTTGGCGGCCTCTTCGTGGTCGCCGACCGCGTGGCCGTCGGGTTCGCCGAGGACGAGGCGGCCGAGCAGCTCAAGACCAGCGAGGGCCTGGCCACCACCCCCGAGGTGTCCATCAAGGGCTTCCCGTTCCTGACCCAGGTCGCGAGCGGCGAACTGGACGACGTCGAGATCGGCATCGAGAACTTCGAGGCGAGCACGGGCAACGCCGACGAGAGCATCCGCATCGCCGACCTGAGGGCGAACATGCGCGGCGTCGCCTTCTCCAGCGACTACTCCTCCGCCACGGCCGCCAGCGCCACCGGCACCGCGACCATCGCGTACGACGAACTCCTCAAGGCCGCCAAGTCGGAGCCGACCGATGCCGGTCTCGGCTTCACCGCCCGCGTCGTCGGCCTCTCCGACGGCGGCAAGGGCAAGATCAAGGTCGAGGTCGAGATCGACCCGCCGGCCCTCGCCCCCCAGACCGTCTCCGTCCTCAGCACCGTCAGCGTCAAGGGCGACACGGTCGAGGTGAACGCCGACTCCCTGCCCACCGTGGGCGGCCTCGACCTCGCCGAGAACGCCGTCCGTTCGATCACCGACTTCCAGCAGGCCATCGACGGCCTCCCCGGCGGTATCAAGCTCGACAAGGTCGAGGCCGCGCCGGACGGCGTGGACATCACGGTGAAGGGTTCGAACGTCAAGCTCGCCGGGTAG
- a CDS encoding DsrE family protein — protein MAKKLVIKVTAGADAPERCSQAFTVAAVAVASGVDVSLWLTGESAWFALPGRAAEFELPHAAPLPDLLDSVLAGGRLTLCTQCAARRDITEQDVIKGVRIAGAQVFVQETLADDTQALVY, from the coding sequence ATGGCGAAGAAGCTCGTGATCAAGGTGACAGCGGGGGCCGATGCCCCCGAACGCTGCTCCCAGGCCTTCACGGTGGCCGCGGTCGCCGTGGCCAGCGGAGTCGACGTCTCACTCTGGCTGACCGGCGAGTCCGCCTGGTTCGCCCTCCCGGGCCGCGCCGCCGAGTTCGAACTCCCGCACGCCGCCCCGCTCCCCGACCTGCTCGATTCGGTCCTGGCCGGCGGCCGCCTCACCCTGTGCACCCAGTGCGCCGCCCGCCGCGACATCACCGAGCAGGACGTCATCAAGGGCGTACGAATCGCAGGGGCGCAGGTGTTCGTGCAGGAGACCCTGGCGGACGACACGCAGGCGCTCGTCTACTGA
- a CDS encoding DUF1416 domain-containing protein — MCGAKAGGPDASTIKPGETTIQGQVTRDGEPVTGYVRLLDSTGEFTAEVPTSATGQFRFYAAEGTWTVRALVPGGTADRTVVAQKGGLAEVAIAV; from the coding sequence ATGTGTGGAGCGAAGGCCGGCGGCCCGGACGCCTCGACGATCAAGCCCGGTGAGACCACGATCCAGGGTCAGGTGACCCGCGACGGCGAGCCGGTGACGGGCTACGTACGTCTGCTGGACTCGACCGGCGAGTTCACCGCGGAGGTCCCGACCTCCGCGACGGGCCAGTTCCGCTTCTACGCGGCCGAGGGCACCTGGACCGTGCGAGCTCTCGTCCCCGGCGGCACCGCCGACCGTACCGTCGTCGCCCAGAAGGGTGGCCTGGCGGAGGTCGCGATCGCCGTCTGA
- a CDS encoding LacI family DNA-binding transcriptional regulator translates to MAKVTRDDVARLAGTSTAVVSYVINNGPRPVAPATRERVLAAIKELGYRPDRVAQAMASRRTDLIGMIVPDARQPFFGEMTHAVEQAAAERGKMVLVGNTDYVAEREVHYLRAFLGMRVSGLILVSHALNDNAAAEIDAWDARVVLLHERPEAIDDVAVVTDDLGGAKLVVEHLLSHGYAYVACMGGIAETPLVGDPVSDHVEGWRRAMDEAGIPTEGRLFQALYNRYDAYKVALELLSGPDRPPAIFCSTDDQAIGVLRAARELRIEVPSELAVAGFDDVKEAALTDPPLTTIATDRTAMARAAVDLVLDDGIRVAGSRGERVKLFPSKLVVRRSCGCE, encoded by the coding sequence GTGGCCAAGGTGACTCGGGATGACGTGGCAAGACTGGCGGGTACGTCGACCGCCGTCGTCAGCTACGTCATCAACAACGGACCCCGGCCGGTTGCCCCGGCCACGCGCGAGCGTGTCCTCGCCGCGATCAAGGAACTGGGGTATCGGCCCGACCGGGTCGCCCAGGCGATGGCCTCCCGGCGCACGGATCTCATTGGCATGATCGTGCCGGACGCGCGCCAGCCGTTCTTCGGGGAGATGACCCACGCGGTCGAGCAGGCCGCCGCCGAGCGCGGGAAGATGGTGCTCGTCGGCAACACCGACTACGTGGCCGAGCGCGAGGTCCACTATCTGCGGGCGTTCCTCGGGATGCGGGTCTCCGGGCTGATCCTCGTCAGCCACGCCCTCAACGACAACGCCGCCGCCGAGATAGACGCCTGGGACGCGCGGGTCGTGCTGCTGCACGAGCGGCCCGAGGCGATCGACGACGTGGCCGTGGTGACCGACGACCTCGGCGGCGCGAAGCTCGTCGTGGAGCATCTGCTCTCGCACGGCTACGCGTATGTGGCCTGTATGGGCGGCATCGCCGAGACGCCGCTCGTCGGCGACCCCGTCTCCGACCACGTCGAGGGCTGGCGCCGCGCGATGGACGAGGCCGGGATCCCGACCGAGGGGCGCCTCTTCCAGGCGCTCTACAACCGGTACGACGCGTACAAGGTGGCGCTGGAACTGCTCTCCGGGCCGGATCGGCCGCCGGCGATCTTCTGCTCCACGGACGACCAGGCCATAGGTGTGCTGCGGGCGGCGCGCGAGTTGCGTATCGAGGTGCCGAGCGAGTTGGCCGTGGCCGGGTTCGACGACGTCAAGGAAGCGGCGCTGACCGATCCGCCGCTGACGACGATCGCGACGGACCGTACGGCGATGGCTCGGGCGGCGGTGGATCTGGTGCTCGATGACGGGATTCGGGTGGCCGGGTCCCGGGGTGAGCGGGTGAAGCTGTTTCCGTCGAAGCTGGTCGTACGGCGGTCGTGCGGTTGCGAGTAG
- a CDS encoding DUF3099 domain-containing protein → MYARRRHLYFAMMGTCLVLFVLAWGVVRLWSVPVAVGMCVVAMVIPPLAAVVANRRGPDDRWWDDPSGDPKSDEWWDELDGKRRPRQQP, encoded by the coding sequence ATGTACGCCCGCCGGCGCCACCTCTACTTCGCCATGATGGGCACGTGCCTCGTGCTCTTCGTCCTGGCCTGGGGTGTCGTACGCCTCTGGTCGGTCCCGGTCGCCGTAGGCATGTGTGTCGTCGCCATGGTCATCCCGCCCCTCGCCGCCGTCGTAGCCAACCGTCGAGGCCCCGACGACCGCTGGTGGGACGATCCCTCCGGCGACCCGAAGTCCGACGAGTGGTGGGACGAGCTGGACGGCAAGAGGCGGCCGAGGCAGCAGCCTTGA
- a CDS encoding alpha/beta hydrolase — protein sequence MSAGPAGHVTRSFDIPNSETADRTVSRPPRGPLRRFLRTDDGVNIEAVYDPKAVVYKGSDGTGTPSSGHLAVVVAHGFTGDANRPHVRRVAEAFARYGSVITFSFRGHGRSGGHSTVGDREVLDLAAAVRWARELGHDHVATVGFSMGGSVVLRHAADPDAGTDAGTGTDAVVSVSAPARWYYRGTAPMRRVHWLITRPTGRLLGRYGFRTRIHHRDWNPVPLSPVESVPLIAPTPLLIVHGDRDGYFPTDHPEMLAAAAGENGELWLERGMGHAENAAGEELLERIGEWVTKTVPREGRGDLRDQPPSTRGFPTTPTPP from the coding sequence ATGAGTGCTGGTCCGGCAGGTCATGTGACGCGATCTTTCGACATTCCGAACTCTGAGACGGCCGATCGAACCGTTTCGCGGCCGCCCCGAGGCCCTTTGCGCAGGTTTCTGCGCACTGACGACGGGGTGAACATCGAGGCTGTATACGACCCGAAGGCCGTTGTATACAAGGGCTCCGACGGCACCGGAACTCCATCCTCCGGCCACCTCGCCGTCGTCGTCGCCCACGGCTTCACGGGCGACGCCAACCGCCCGCACGTTCGAAGAGTGGCCGAGGCCTTCGCCCGGTACGGGTCCGTCATCACCTTCTCCTTCCGCGGCCACGGAAGGTCGGGCGGCCACTCCACGGTCGGTGACCGCGAGGTCCTCGACCTCGCGGCGGCGGTCCGCTGGGCCCGCGAACTCGGCCACGACCACGTCGCCACGGTGGGCTTCTCGATGGGCGGCTCGGTCGTCCTGCGCCACGCGGCGGACCCGGACGCGGGCACGGACGCGGGCACGGGCACGGACGCGGTCGTCTCGGTCAGCGCCCCCGCCCGCTGGTACTACCGGGGCACGGCCCCCATGCGCCGCGTCCACTGGCTCATCACCCGCCCCACCGGCCGCCTCCTCGGCCGCTACGGCTTCCGCACGCGCATCCACCACCGCGACTGGAACCCGGTCCCGCTCTCCCCGGTGGAGTCCGTGCCGCTCATCGCGCCGACCCCGCTGCTGATCGTCCACGGCGACAGGGACGGCTACTTCCCGACGGACCACCCGGAGATGCTGGCAGCGGCGGCGGGGGAGAACGGTGAGCTGTGGCTGGAGAGGGGGATGGGGCACGCGGAGAACGCGGCGGGGGAGGAACTGTTGGAGCGGATCGGGGAGTGGGTGACGAAGACCGTGCCCCGTGAGGGGCGCGGGGACCTGCGCGATCAGCCGCCGTCCACCCGCGGTTTTCCCACGACCCCGACTCCCCCGTAG
- a CDS encoding S1C family serine protease translates to MTESFRRSGEYENPFQGDQQQHSGYADGETQQQPTYLQQQHASAPVNPEWPPPPAHDPAAAPSAPAPSTSVPSAEYATGEQPAAAASAHTTTPTALLTEPVSSAPAPAPASAPRRRARGPLALLAAVAIVAAAIGGGTAYGIQELTGSNTTASSSTSTSVVPTSQKGTVSGVATAVSPSIVEISASSNAGESTGSGVIITSDGEIITNNHVISGASQIKVTTSDGKSYTAEVVGTDSKKDLALIKLRNASGLKAATLGDSGGVKVGDEVVAIGSPEGLTGTVTSGIVSALDRDVTVSTDESQGQQQQQQGGGGQWPFEFGGQEFNGDTGSSTTTYKALQTDASLNPGNSGGALIDMNGNIIGINSAMYSAADATSSSAGSVGLGFAIPINTVKSDLSTLRAGGSD, encoded by the coding sequence ATGACCGAGAGCTTCCGCCGCAGCGGCGAGTACGAGAACCCCTTCCAGGGTGACCAGCAGCAGCACTCCGGGTACGCCGACGGCGAGACCCAGCAGCAGCCCACGTACCTCCAGCAGCAGCACGCCTCCGCCCCGGTGAACCCGGAGTGGCCGCCCCCGCCGGCGCACGACCCGGCCGCGGCCCCTTCCGCGCCGGCGCCTTCGACGTCGGTGCCTTCGGCTGAGTACGCCACTGGCGAGCAGCCCGCTGCGGCGGCCTCGGCCCACACCACCACCCCCACCGCGCTCCTCACCGAGCCGGTCTCCTCCGCCCCCGCCCCGGCCCCCGCGTCCGCGCCGAGAAGGCGCGCCCGGGGCCCGCTCGCCCTGCTGGCTGCCGTGGCGATCGTCGCGGCGGCGATAGGCGGCGGTACGGCGTACGGCATCCAGGAGCTGACCGGTTCGAACACCACCGCCTCCAGCTCCACCAGCACGAGCGTGGTGCCGACCAGCCAGAAGGGCACGGTCTCGGGGGTCGCCACGGCGGTGAGCCCCAGCATCGTGGAGATCAGCGCCAGCTCGAACGCGGGTGAGTCCACCGGTTCCGGTGTGATCATCACCAGCGACGGCGAGATCATCACCAACAACCACGTGATCTCCGGCGCCTCCCAGATCAAGGTGACGACGAGCGACGGCAAGTCCTACACCGCCGAGGTCGTCGGCACCGACAGCAAGAAGGACCTCGCTCTCATCAAGCTGCGGAACGCCTCCGGTCTGAAGGCCGCCACGCTCGGCGACTCCGGCGGCGTCAAGGTCGGCGACGAGGTCGTGGCGATCGGCTCCCCCGAGGGCCTGACCGGCACGGTGACCAGCGGCATCGTCTCCGCGCTCGACCGTGACGTGACGGTCTCGACGGACGAGAGCCAGGGTCAGCAGCAGCAACAGCAGGGCGGTGGCGGCCAGTGGCCGTTCGAGTTCGGCGGCCAGGAGTTCAACGGCGACACCGGCTCCTCCACGACCACGTACAAGGCGCTCCAGACCGACGCCTCCCTCAACCCCGGTAACTCCGGCGGCGCCCTCATCGACATGAACGGCAACATCATCGGCATCAACTCCGCGATGTACTCCGCCGCGGACGCCACGTCCTCCAGCGCCGGCAGCGTCGGCCTCGGCTTCGCCATCCCGATCAACACGGTCAAGTCCGACCTGAGCACGCTGCGGGCGGGCGGCTCGGACTGA
- a CDS encoding MoaD/ThiS family protein, translating to MPKGTVRYWAAAKAAAGIAEEPYDAATLADALTAARERHPGELSRVLRRCSFLVDGNPVGTREHETVRLAEGGTVEVLPPFAGG from the coding sequence ATGCCAAAGGGCACCGTCCGCTACTGGGCCGCCGCCAAGGCGGCGGCCGGCATCGCCGAGGAGCCCTATGACGCGGCCACCCTCGCGGACGCCCTGACCGCGGCCCGAGAGCGACACCCCGGCGAACTCAGCCGCGTACTGCGGCGATGCTCGTTCCTCGTCGACGGAAACCCCGTGGGCACCCGTGAACATGAGACGGTACGTCTGGCCGAGGGCGGCACGGTCGAGGTGCTCCCGCCGTTCGCAGGAGGGTGA
- a CDS encoding trypsin-like serine protease — translation MIRAFKALPAAALALALSGAGVLAAQPATAADESDRPTVTLDQPAAPKASAKELRQRVIKAAEDQARPATDDSTDASENSSDASNQSPFIIGGSETTISAAPWMVQLAYYDSTTDEGYFCGGTLVAPNKVLTAAHCLSGLDWAANGAVLAGTTDLYDDTTGTVAGVLRQWEHPKYDENTIRNDVAVLTLDRPLPQKWLRLAASNDSALYTAGTSATVYGWGLTSGGADAQLSAKLKKATLPLVKDTTCDSAMKSVLGTDYFAEGSMVCAGTPASGGDEGTTSTCNGDSGGPLVVGGKVVGIVSWGVSGCTAKGAYPVFTKVSAYTWAAQPRIDDTDLSYDGRADLLARTPSGNLFQQDSRGTSLAARAYQGNGWQNASWGMQADLDRDFYQDLIIRDKNDGKLYRSYMNHSTWEWNWMQISSVWGGYKSYAIPGDMTGDALPDLLALDAGGSVYLYPGKGNGQFNTKIRVVNQAWKGAKLLGRGDLSGDGKPDLLVRFSDASLYLYKGTGKASAPWSPRIKARTGWKFTAYVTNGDVTGDAIADVIARDSGGTLWLYPGTNKASTSLFASRINLGTGYNQYNALF, via the coding sequence GTGATACGTGCCTTCAAGGCACTTCCGGCCGCCGCCCTCGCGCTCGCGCTGAGCGGCGCCGGCGTCCTCGCGGCGCAGCCCGCGACAGCCGCCGACGAGTCGGACCGGCCCACCGTCACCCTCGACCAGCCCGCCGCGCCCAAGGCCTCCGCCAAGGAACTCCGCCAACGCGTGATCAAGGCGGCGGAGGACCAGGCGAGACCGGCGACGGACGACTCCACCGACGCATCCGAGAACTCGTCGGACGCCTCGAACCAGTCCCCGTTCATCATCGGCGGCAGCGAGACGACCATCTCCGCCGCCCCGTGGATGGTCCAGCTCGCCTACTACGACTCGACCACCGACGAGGGCTACTTCTGCGGCGGCACCCTGGTCGCCCCGAACAAGGTCCTCACGGCCGCCCACTGCCTCTCGGGCCTCGACTGGGCGGCCAACGGCGCGGTCCTGGCCGGCACGACCGACCTGTACGACGACACGACCGGCACGGTCGCGGGCGTCCTGCGCCAGTGGGAGCACCCGAAGTACGACGAGAACACCATCAGGAACGACGTCGCCGTTCTCACCCTGGACCGCCCGCTGCCGCAGAAGTGGCTGCGCCTGGCCGCGTCCAACGACAGCGCGCTCTACACCGCGGGTACCAGCGCCACGGTGTACGGCTGGGGCCTGACCTCCGGCGGTGCGGACGCCCAGCTGTCCGCGAAGCTCAAGAAGGCGACGCTGCCGCTGGTCAAGGACACGACCTGCGACAGCGCCATGAAGTCGGTCCTCGGCACGGACTACTTCGCCGAGGGCTCCATGGTCTGCGCGGGCACCCCGGCCTCCGGCGGCGACGAGGGCACCACGAGCACCTGCAACGGCGACTCCGGCGGTCCGCTCGTGGTCGGCGGCAAGGTCGTCGGCATCGTGTCGTGGGGCGTCTCGGGCTGCACCGCCAAGGGCGCCTACCCGGTCTTCACCAAGGTCTCCGCGTACACCTGGGCCGCCCAGCCCCGGATCGACGACACCGACCTGTCGTACGACGGCCGGGCCGACCTCCTCGCCCGCACGCCCTCCGGGAACCTCTTCCAGCAGGACAGCAGGGGCACGTCGCTCGCCGCGCGCGCGTACCAGGGCAACGGCTGGCAGAACGCGAGCTGGGGCATGCAGGCCGACCTGGACCGGGACTTCTACCAGGACCTGATCATCCGGGACAAGAACGACGGCAAGCTGTACCGCAGCTACATGAACCACTCCACCTGGGAGTGGAACTGGATGCAGATCAGCTCCGTCTGGGGCGGCTACAAGTCGTACGCCATCCCCGGTGACATGACCGGCGACGCCCTCCCCGACCTCCTCGCCCTCGACGCCGGCGGCTCGGTCTACCTCTACCCGGGCAAGGGCAACGGCCAGTTCAACACCAAGATCCGCGTGGTCAACCAGGCCTGGAAGGGTGCCAAGCTCCTCGGCCGCGGCGACCTCTCCGGCGACGGCAAGCCCGACCTCCTGGTCCGCTTCTCCGACGCCTCGCTCTACCTCTACAAGGGCACCGGCAAGGCCTCGGCCCCCTGGTCCCCCCGCATCAAGGCCCGCACGGGCTGGAAGTTCACGGCCTACGTCACGAACGGCGACGTCACCGGCGACGCCATCGCCGACGTGATCGCCCGCGACTCCGGCGGCACCCTGTGGCTCTACCCCGGCACGAACAAGGCCTCGACGTCCCTGTTCGCCAGCCGCATCAACCTGGGTACGGGCTACAACCAGTACAACGCGCTGTTCTAA
- a CDS encoding sulfurtransferase, with amino-acid sequence MSRSDVLVDADWVEANLDDPNIAIVEVDEDTTAYEKNHIKNAIRIDWTKDLQDPVRRDFVDQEGFEKLLSEKGIGNDTLVVLYGGNNNWFASYAYWYFKLYGHENVKLLDGGRKKWELDARELVDEVPVRPATEYKAKPQNTAIRAFRDDVVAAIGSQNLVDVRSPDEFSGKLLAPAHLPQEQSQRPGHVPSARNIPWSKNANDDGTFKSDDELKELYAEEQVDLAQDTIAYCRIGERSALTWFVLHELLGVENVKNYDGSWTEYGSLVGVPIELGANK; translated from the coding sequence ATGAGCCGCAGCGACGTCCTGGTCGATGCCGACTGGGTCGAGGCCAACCTCGACGACCCGAACATCGCCATCGTCGAGGTCGACGAGGACACGACCGCGTACGAGAAGAACCACATCAAGAACGCCATCCGGATCGACTGGACGAAGGACCTCCAGGACCCGGTACGCCGTGACTTCGTCGACCAGGAGGGCTTCGAGAAGCTCCTGTCGGAGAAGGGCATCGGCAACGACACCCTCGTCGTCCTCTACGGCGGCAACAACAACTGGTTCGCGTCGTACGCCTACTGGTACTTCAAGCTCTACGGTCACGAGAACGTCAAGCTTCTCGACGGCGGCCGCAAGAAGTGGGAGCTGGACGCCCGCGAGCTGGTCGACGAGGTTCCGGTCCGCCCCGCGACCGAGTACAAGGCCAAGCCGCAGAACACCGCGATCCGTGCCTTCCGTGACGACGTGGTCGCCGCGATCGGTTCGCAGAACCTGGTCGACGTGCGTTCGCCCGACGAGTTCTCGGGCAAGCTGCTCGCCCCCGCGCACCTGCCGCAGGAGCAGTCGCAGCGTCCGGGCCACGTCCCGTCCGCCCGCAACATCCCGTGGTCGAAGAACGCCAACGACGACGGCACCTTCAAGTCGGACGACGAGCTCAAGGAGCTCTACGCCGAGGAGCAGGTGGACCTGGCGCAGGACACCATCGCCTACTGCCGTATCGGTGAGCGCTCCGCGCTGACCTGGTTCGTCCTGCACGAGCTGCTGGGCGTGGAGAACGTCAAGAACTACGACGGCTCCTGGACCGAGTACGGCTCCCTGGTCGGCGTCCCGATCGAGCTCGGCGCCAACAAGTAA
- a CDS encoding response regulator transcription factor → MSSLLLLTNALQPSTEVLPALGLLLHNVRVAPAEGPALVDTPGADVILIDGRRDLPQVRSLCQLLRSTGPGCPLILVVTEGGLAAVTADWGIDDVLLDTAGPAEVEARLRLAMGRQQIVNDDSPMEIRNGDLSVDEATYSAKLKGRVLDLTFKEFELLKYLAQHPGRVFTRAQLLQEVWGYDYFGGTRTVDVHVRRLRAKLGPEHESLIGTVRNVGYRFVTPEKAERAGDDAKAKAAPSKAADADETVPLDTAEIAAEA, encoded by the coding sequence ATGAGTTCTCTGCTGCTCCTGACCAACGCCCTCCAGCCTTCCACCGAGGTGCTTCCGGCCCTCGGCCTGCTGCTGCACAACGTGCGCGTGGCTCCGGCGGAAGGCCCCGCTCTCGTCGACACCCCCGGTGCGGACGTCATCCTGATCGACGGACGCCGTGATCTTCCACAGGTCCGCAGCCTGTGCCAGCTGCTCCGCTCCACCGGGCCCGGCTGCCCGCTCATCCTCGTCGTCACCGAGGGCGGTCTCGCCGCCGTCACCGCCGACTGGGGCATCGACGACGTACTCCTCGACACAGCCGGTCCCGCGGAGGTCGAGGCGCGTTTGCGGCTGGCCATGGGCAGGCAGCAGATCGTCAACGACGACTCTCCGATGGAGATCCGCAACGGCGATCTCTCCGTGGACGAGGCGACCTACAGCGCCAAGCTCAAGGGGCGCGTCCTCGACCTCACCTTCAAGGAGTTCGAGCTCCTCAAGTACCTCGCCCAGCACCCGGGCCGCGTCTTCACCCGCGCCCAGCTGCTCCAGGAGGTCTGGGGCTACGACTACTTCGGCGGTACGCGGACGGTCGACGTCCACGTTCGACGGCTGCGCGCCAAGCTCGGCCCCGAGCACGAGTCGCTGATCGGGACCGTCCGTAACGTCGGTTATCGATTCGTTACGCCGGAGAAGGCGGAGCGCGCGGGCGACGACGCGAAGGCCAAGGCTGCCCCGTCAAAGGCGGCGGATGCGGACGAGACGGTGCCCCTGGACACCGCCGAGATCGCGGCCGAGGCGTAG
- a CDS encoding response regulator transcription factor, whose product MSPAEGAPEPQRILIVDDEPAVRDALKRSLAFEGYGTEVAVDGADALEKATAYKPDLVILDIQMPRMDGLTAARRIRGAGDTTPILMLTARDTVGDRVTGLDAGADDYLVKPFELDELFARVRALLRRSSYAAALTDTAELDEALTFADLRMDLSTREVTRGGRPVELTRTEFTLLEMFMAHPRQVLTREQILKAVWGFDFEPSSNSLDVYVMYLRRKTEAGGEPRLVHTVRGVGYVLRQGGAE is encoded by the coding sequence ATGAGCCCCGCCGAAGGCGCCCCCGAACCCCAGCGCATCCTCATCGTCGACGACGAGCCGGCGGTGCGCGACGCACTCAAGCGCAGCCTCGCCTTCGAGGGCTACGGCACCGAGGTCGCCGTCGACGGCGCGGACGCGCTGGAGAAGGCGACCGCGTACAAGCCGGACCTGGTGATCCTCGACATCCAGATGCCGCGCATGGACGGTCTGACCGCCGCCCGCCGGATCCGCGGCGCGGGCGACACCACCCCCATCCTGATGCTCACGGCCCGCGACACGGTCGGCGACCGCGTCACCGGCCTCGACGCCGGCGCGGACGACTACCTGGTCAAGCCCTTCGAGCTGGACGAACTCTTCGCCCGTGTCCGCGCGTTGCTGCGCCGCAGCTCGTATGCGGCCGCCCTGACCGACACGGCCGAGCTGGACGAGGCGCTCACCTTCGCGGACCTGCGGATGGATCTGTCGACGCGGGAGGTCACCCGGGGCGGGCGGCCGGTGGAGCTGACCCGCACGGAGTTCACGCTGCTCGAAATGTTCATGGCCCACCCGCGCCAGGTCCTCACGCGCGAACAGATCCTGAAGGCGGTCTGGGGCTTCGACTTCGAGCCGTCCTCCAATTCCCTGGACGTGTACGTCATGTACCTGCGCCGCAAGACCGAGGCGGGCGGCGAGCCGCGGCTCGTCCACACCGTGCGGGGCGTCGGGTACGTACTGCGACAAGGCGGCGCGGAGTGA